One genomic window of Nicotiana sylvestris chromosome 10, ASM39365v2, whole genome shotgun sequence includes the following:
- the LOC104245061 gene encoding uncharacterized protein yields the protein MIVRPKVPQMSVVRANVDNFSYDMSSNLIVKVSIVINAENDNAKAHASFYETIFTLTFHGVKVAYLRADPFDVPQNSSTPLYYPVESTSISLTPEEGEVAEMSLDQKQVVFDLKGNTRTRWRVGFIGSVKFWLHLNCQLKLPLDGSTIYPKKCSTKSR from the coding sequence ATGATCGTCAGGCCAAAAGTACCTCAAATGAGTGTCGTGAGAGCAAATGTGGATAATTTTTCCTATGACATGTCTAGTAACCTAATTGTCAAGGTTTCAATTGTCATAAACGCTGAAAATGACAATGCAAAAGCCCATGCAAGTTTCTATGAGACAATTTTTACACTCACCTTCCATGGTGTAAAAGTAGCTTATTTAAGAGCTGACCCTTTTGATGTACCTCAAAATAGCTCAACTCCATTGTATTATCCAGTGGAGTCAACGTCGATTTCTTTGACTCCCGAAGAGGGAGAAGTTGCTGAAATGTCATTGGATCAGAAACAAGTAGTTTTTGATCTCAAAGGGAATACAAGGACTAGGTGGAGAGTAGGGTTTATTGGTTCTGTTAAGTTCTGGCTGCATCTTAATTGTCAGCTTAAGTTACCATTAGATGGAAGTACTATTTACCCAAAAAAATGCAGCACCAAATCTAGATAA
- the LOC104245062 gene encoding uncharacterized protein yields MALSLPSLFAKGDAYGIKYFEIKTKPSQLKLCFSCRTRAKAALSTRSISIEVPRQWYNLVADLPIKPPPPLHPKTFQPIKPEDLSPLFCNELIKQEASIDQFIDIPEEVLDVYSLWRPTPLIRAKRWEKLLDTPARIYYKYEGGSPAGSHKPNTAVPQAWYNKMENVKNVVTETGAGQWGSAISFACSLFGLNCEVWQVRASFDQKPYRKMMMQTWGAKVHPSPSDLTEAGRTILRMDPSSPGSLGIAISEAVEIAATNADTKYCLGSVLNHVLLHQTVIGEECIKQMDDFGETPDVIIGCTGGGSNFAGLAFPFIREKLKGKINPLIRAVEPAACPSLTKGVYAYDYGDTAGMTPLMKMHTLGHDFIPDPIHAGGLRYHGMAPLISHVYELGFMEAISIPQTECFKGALQFARSEGLIPAPEPTHAIAATIREALRCKETGESKVILMAMCGHGHFDLSSYDKYLQGGLVDLSFSEEKIKASLAKIPQPLF; encoded by the exons ATGGCACTATCCCTCCCAAGTCTGTTTGCAAAAG GTGATGCTTATGGGATTAAGTATTTTGAGATTAAGACAAAGCCAAGTCAATTAAAGCTTTGCTTTAGCTGTAGAACAAGGGCAAAAGCAGCTCTTAGTACTCGTTCGATTTCCATTGAAGTTCCTCGTCAGTGGTACAATCTAGTCGCAGACCTTCCAATCAAACCTCCACCACCATTGCATCCCAAGACTTTTCAACCTATCAAGCCTGAGGATTTGTCTCCTCTTTTCTGCAATGAGTTGATTAAGCAGGAGGCAAGCATTGACCAATTTATTGATATACCAGAGGAAGTTTTAGATGTGTACAGCCTTTGGCGGCCGACCCCTCTGATTAG AGCAAAGAGGTGGGAGAAATTGCTTGATACACCTGCGCGAATATATTACAAGTATGAAGGTGGTAGCCCAGCAGGATCACATAAGCCCAACACTGCCGTTCCTCAAGCCTGGTACAATAAAATGGAAAATGTCAAAAATGTTGTAACGGAGACTGGGGCTGGGCAATGGGGGAGTGCAATATCATTTGCTTGCAGCTTATTTGGTCTCAACTGTGAG GTATGGCAAGTTCGAGCGTCTTTTGATCAGAAACCTTATCGTAAAATGATGATGCAAACTTGGGGTGCCAAGGTGCACCCTTCTCCTTCTGACCTTACTGAGGCTGGTCGGACTATTCTACGAATGGATCCTTCAAGTCCAGGTAGTTTAGGTATAGCTATTTCAGAAGCTGTGGAGATTGCAGCTACAAATGCTGACACTAAGTATTGCTTAGGAAGTGTTCTCAATCATGTTTTGTTACATCAGACTGTTATTGGTGAGGAGTGTATAAAACAGATGGATGATTTTGGAGAGACTCCAGATGTGATCATCGGTTGCACTGGGGGTGGATCCAATTTTGCTGGACTTGCTTTCCCATTTATCCGGGAGAAGCTTAAGGGAAAAATTAATCCTCTTATTAGAGCGGTTGAACCTGCAGCTTGCCCCTCCTTGACGAAGGGTGTATATGCTTATGACTATGGAGACACAGCAGGCATGACTCCGTTAATGAAAATGCATACGCTTGGTCATGACTTCATACCTGACCCCATTCATGCCG GGGGTCTCCGTTATCATGGCATGGCGCCGTTGATATCACACGTCTATGAATTGGGTTTCATGGAGGCAATATCAATTCCCCAGACTGAATGCTTTAAAG GCGCTTTACAGTTTGCTAGGTCTGAGGGGTTGATACCTGCACCAGAACCAACTCACGCAATAGCTGCCACAATCAGGGAAGCTCTACGATGTAAAGAGACAGGAGAATCGAAAGTTATACTCATGGCAATGTGTGGACATGGCCATTTTGATTTGTCATCTTATGATAAGTATTTGCAGGGTGGCCTGGTTGATTTGTCATTTTCAGAAGAGAAAATAAAAGCCTCACTGGCCAAAATACCGCAACCACTGTTCTAA